The DNA region TCTTTCATTTGTTCTATATCCATTTTGGTTCTTAGGACGAGGTCTGCGCTAATTAGGTGCACGTCTTTTCCTGTTTCTTGGTCTTTTCTTCTGTTTAGGAGCCAGTTTGGCAGTCCAAATTTTGTTGGTTCTTTTATTATTTCTTCTATTTTTTCAACTTCTGCTTCGGTTAAGAAGCCGGCTCTTTTTTCTGGGTTTATTCCTGCTTTTTTTAGGATTGCGTTTGCGAGGCTTAGGCTTATTCCTTTAACTTTTGATACGGCGTATGGCGCTTTTAGAGTGCCGTCTACATCTTTGTCTATAATTCTGAGTATGTGGCGAAATTCTTGTGACAT from Candidatus Bathyarchaeota archaeon A05DMB-5 includes:
- a CDS encoding 30S ribosomal protein S13, coding for MSQEFRHILRIIDKDVDGTLKAPYAVSKVKGISLSLANAILKKAGINPEKRAGFLTEAEVEKIEEIIKEPTKFGLPNWLLNRRKDQETGKDVHLISADLVLRTKMDIEQMKEIKSWRGYRHAYGLKVRGQRTKTTGRSGKALGVKKKALVRPPSEEGK